The sequence GGCGCTGAGGGTGAGGCCGCTGTGGTCGAAGGTCGTGTACGAAAGGCCGTGCCCGAAGGGGAAAGCCGGAGTCGGGTCGAGGTTGCTGATGCCGTCGCTGTTGGCCCCGAGCGGAGGATGCAGGTAGGTGCCCGGCTGCCCGCCGGGGTGTCGCGGCACCTGGACCGGAAGCCTTCCCGACGGGGCCACGCGTCCGGAAAGGACGGCAGCCAGCGCGGAGCCACCCTCCTCGCCGGGCAGGAAAGCCTGCACGACGGCAGCCGCATGGTCGGCGTGGGTGCCCAGTGCGTAAGGGCGGCCGGAGACCACCACGATCACCACCGGTGTGCCGGTGCTGAGAACAGCCGAGAGCAACTCGTCCTGGACACCGGGCAGCCGCAGGTCCGCGGCGTCGCAGCCCTCACCCGAGGTGCCCTCACCGAACAGTCCTGCCCGGTCGCCCACGACGGCGACGCACACGTCGGCGCCCTCGGCCGCCGCGACCGCCTCGGCGATGCGCGAGCGGTCATCGTCGTTGACTCCGCACCCCGGGGCGACGGTGATCTCGGTGTCCGGCAGTTCCGCACGCAGTGCGAGGGGCAGCCCTGCGACCTCGATACCGAGCCCGAACTCAGGGAAACGCGGCAGGACGTGATTGGGGTAGGAGTAGCAGCCGAGGAAGGCCAGCGGATCGTCGGCGCACGGGCCGACGAGTGCGATCCTCCGGTGGCTCGTGGCCAGCGGCAACACGCCGTCATTGGCCAGCAGCACGATCGAGCGCTCGGCGATGTGACGTGCGAGCATCCGGTTTTCCGGAGGGTCCAGGTCGATCGAAGAGTCTACATCGGACTCCGGGGTCCAGTCGGGATCGAGCAGCCCGAGCTGCGCCTTCTGGCGGAGAACCCGCACGGCGGCACGGTCGATCAGTTTCTCGTCGAGGTCACCTCGTCGGACCAGCTCGATCAGGCCGGTGCCGTAGCACAGGGCGTCGGGAAGCTCGACGTCGATCCCGGCCTCCAGCGCGAGTGCTCCCGCGTCGGAGGGGGACGCGGCGACCCGGTGCATGGTCGCGAGGAAAGCGACCGCCCAGTAGTCCGACACGACCGTGCCGTCGAATCCCCATTCGTCGCGCAGCAAACCGGTGAGCAGGCTCGCGTCAGCCGCGGCTGGAACACCATCGAGATCGACGTAGGCGTTCATCACCGAGCCGGCGCCAGCCGCCAGCGCCAATTCGAACGGCGGAAGGATGATGTCGCGCAGTTCCCTCGGCCCGATCGACACCGGCGCGTGATTGCGAGCCGCCCTCGACGCGGAGTAGCCGGCGAAGTGTTTGAGAGTGGCGATGACACCCGAGCTCTGTAGTCCCCGGACGTAGGCGCTGCCGAGCATGCCCACGAGGTACGGGTCCTCGCCGAGGGTCTCCTCGACGCGACCCCAACGGTAATCGCGGACGACATCCAACACCGGTGACAGTCCTTGATGGACGCCGACCGAACGCATGTCCGCCCCGATCGCCGTCGCCATCCGCTCGACGAGTTCGGGGTCGAACGTGGCAGCCCAGGCGAGCGGCGCCGGATAGACCGTCGCGCCGTAGGTGGTGAACCCGGTCAGGCATTCCTCGTGCACGATCGCCGGTATCCGCAGCCGGGTGTTGTCCACGATGCCGCGCTGGAGCCGCACGACCCGCTCCGTGCCGTCGGCGACGCCGACCGGCGCGGTGCCGAACACGCGCGTGAGGTGCCCGAGCCCGTGCTCTCGCCGCTGTTCGAAGGTGACGCCGCTCTGCGCGAAGACGTCCTGCATGGGCGCGACGTTGCCGTTGAGCTGCTCGTTGCCCGGCCATGCGCTGCCGAGCTGGGCGACTTTCTCCTCCAGCGTCATCGCGGCGAGCAGGGCCTGCGCGCGCCGGTCCGGGTCCGCCGACGTGTCGTGCCATAGCTGATCGGTCATCGTTCTCCTCATCGAGGTGCCGTCGAATCGCGCACGACGAGCTGGGTGGCCAGCTCGACGTGGTGGGAGTCCAGTGATTCGCCCGCTGCCAGCCGCAGCAGGGTGCGAAGCGCCACTCTTCCCATGTCGGGCAACGGCTGCCGGACCACCGTCAACGCGGGGGTGGCGAGGCTGGCGAGGATCGTGTCGTCGAAGCCCACCACGCTGAGATCGTCCGGCACGCGCAGGCCTCGCCGCCTGGCCGCCTCGATCACGCCGAGCGCGGTGGTATCGCTTGCCGCGAACACGGCCGTCGGCGGTTCGGGAGCCTCCAGTAGTCTGTTACCCATCTCCAGCCCTGCCGGGTAGCTGAATGCCCCGTGCAGGGCGAGGTCCGTGTCCGGCGACACTCCCGCCTTCTCCAGCGCGGCCCGGTATCCGTGGAGGCGGGCTTGCCCGCACGCGGCGCGCACCGGGCCGCCGACGAACCCGATCCTGCGGTGCCCCAGCGACAGCAGGTGCTCCGTCGCGGAGAGACCACCGGAGAAATTCGTGGCGCCTACGCTGGTGACGTCCACTCTCGGCAGGTTCAGCGGATCGATCACCACGAGCGGCACGTCTGCCCTGTCGAAGGCGTCCACCTGCTCCTCGGTGAGTTCCGAGGTGACGACGATGATGCCTTCCCTGCCCGCGGACTTGAGCCGGTTCGCCCAGCTCTCGGGGGTGGAATCGCCGGCAGGCCCGGTCTGCGCGGCAGGCACCCGGTTGACGACGACGTCCACTGCGGCCTCGGTGGCCGCCTCGGTGACCCCGCGTAGCACTTCGAGCGAGTACGGGCTGACAAGGTCGTCGAACACCAGGTCCACCACTCGCGCGGCGACCACACTCCGTCTGCCGACAGGGGGAACGTAGCCGAGTTCGCGCGCGGCCTCCTCCACCCTGGCGCGGGTCGAGGAGGCGACGTCGCCGCGACCGTTGATCACTTTGGACGCTGTAGGAAGGGAAACGCCCGCGGCCTCGGCCACCATCGCCAGCGTCGCTCGCCGTGGTGCGCTGGAACGACTCGGCACCGCAACCTCCACATCAGTTTCCGAAAAATTTCGGACCAACTATAGCTGACAGTGCCGGAAAATCGACCCTTGACCGTGCTTTACCGCGATTCTAAGGTGCGTATCCACACCAGGGTGTTTGCCGAAAAGTTTCGGGACCTTCGACGAGGAAGGCGCGTCATGGCACTGGGTACGAGACGCAGGTCAGCAGCGTTCGCGGCGGGGGCCGCTGCCGTCCTGGCACTGTCGGCCGCTTGCGGAACGAACGGGCCTGCTGGGGGGTCGGGGGCCAACTCCTGGGCTCTCACAGGTGGCGACGAGCAGACCATCCGGAGTTCCTTCGAGCAGTGGAACCAGGACAAGCCCGATCACGCGATCGAAGCCGAATTCTTCGCCAACGACGCCTACAAGCAGAAGATCCGCACGTCCATCGGTGCCGGCGGCGCGCCGACCCTGATCTTCGGCTGGGGTGGGGGCACCCTGCGCGACTGGGTCGAGGCGGACAAGGTGGTGCCGATCTCGGAGCTGGTGGAGGACGAGGCCGCGCTCACCGAGCGGTTCCTGCCGTCGGTGCTCGACACCGGCGCCGTTGACGGTGAAATCTACGCACTCCCCAACAACGGCATGCAGCCGGTGCTGCTCTACTACAACAAGAAGCTGTTCGACCGGATCGGTGCCGAACCACCGGCGACGTGGAGCGAACTCCTGGACCTCGTTCCCCGCTTCACGGAGCAGGGCATCGCGCCGTTCGCGATCGGCGGCCAAAGCCGGTGGCCCCAGCTGATGTGGCTCGAATACCTGGTCGATCGCCTCGGTGGCCCCGAGGTCTTCGACGCCGTCATCGCGGGCGAACCCGGCGCGTGGTCACACCCCGCTGTGCTCAAGGCTGGGGAGATGATCCGGGAACTCGTCGATGCGGGCGGGTTCGTCAAGGGCTACAACTCGATCGCGGCCGACAGCGGTGCCGACGCCGCACTCCTCTACACCGACAAGGCCGCGATGTACCTCATGGGTTCGTGGGCGTATCCGAGCATCAAGGACTCCGCGCCCCGTTTCATCGCCGAAGGCCACCTCGGGTACACGACGTTCCCCATGGTTGAAGGGGGTAAAGGGGATTCGGCCAACATCGTCGGTAACCCTGCGAACTACTGGG comes from Saccharomonospora xinjiangensis XJ-54 and encodes:
- a CDS encoding LacI family DNA-binding transcriptional regulator — its product is MPSRSSAPRRATLAMVAEAAGVSLPTASKVINGRGDVASSTRARVEEAARELGYVPPVGRRSVVAARVVDLVFDDLVSPYSLEVLRGVTEAATEAAVDVVVNRVPAAQTGPAGDSTPESWANRLKSAGREGIIVVTSELTEEQVDAFDRADVPLVVIDPLNLPRVDVTSVGATNFSGGLSATEHLLSLGHRRIGFVGGPVRAACGQARLHGYRAALEKAGVSPDTDLALHGAFSYPAGLEMGNRLLEAPEPPTAVFAASDTTALGVIEAARRRGLRVPDDLSVVGFDDTILASLATPALTVVRQPLPDMGRVALRTLLRLAAGESLDSHHVELATQLVVRDSTAPR
- a CDS encoding ABC transporter substrate-binding protein; the protein is MALGTRRRSAAFAAGAAAVLALSAACGTNGPAGGSGANSWALTGGDEQTIRSSFEQWNQDKPDHAIEAEFFANDAYKQKIRTSIGAGGAPTLIFGWGGGTLRDWVEADKVVPISELVEDEAALTERFLPSVLDTGAVDGEIYALPNNGMQPVLLYYNKKLFDRIGAEPPATWSELLDLVPRFTEQGIAPFAIGGQSRWPQLMWLEYLVDRLGGPEVFDAVIAGEPGAWSHPAVLKAGEMIRELVDAGGFVKGYNSIAADSGADAALLYTDKAAMYLMGSWAYPSIKDSAPRFIAEGHLGYTTFPMVEGGKGDSANIVGNPANYWAVSAEASEKERAAAAAYLTEGLMNDDYVTTLLENGSVPPLRGVESKLSTTDESDYLSFVYGLAENAPNFELSWDQALSPKQADALLTNLEQLFTGALSPEQFCSAMDATIEQK
- a CDS encoding glycoside hydrolase family 3 N-terminal domain-containing protein; amino-acid sequence: MTDQLWHDTSADPDRRAQALLAAMTLEEKVAQLGSAWPGNEQLNGNVAPMQDVFAQSGVTFEQRREHGLGHLTRVFGTAPVGVADGTERVVRLQRGIVDNTRLRIPAIVHEECLTGFTTYGATVYPAPLAWAATFDPELVERMATAIGADMRSVGVHQGLSPVLDVVRDYRWGRVEETLGEDPYLVGMLGSAYVRGLQSSGVIATLKHFAGYSASRAARNHAPVSIGPRELRDIILPPFELALAAGAGSVMNAYVDLDGVPAAADASLLTGLLRDEWGFDGTVVSDYWAVAFLATMHRVAASPSDAGALALEAGIDVELPDALCYGTGLIELVRRGDLDEKLIDRAAVRVLRQKAQLGLLDPDWTPESDVDSSIDLDPPENRMLARHIAERSIVLLANDGVLPLATSHRRIALVGPCADDPLAFLGCYSYPNHVLPRFPEFGLGIEVAGLPLALRAELPDTEITVAPGCGVNDDDRSRIAEAVAAAEGADVCVAVVGDRAGLFGEGTSGEGCDAADLRLPGVQDELLSAVLSTGTPVVIVVVSGRPYALGTHADHAAAVVQAFLPGEEGGSALAAVLSGRVAPSGRLPVQVPRHPGGQPGTYLHPPLGANSDGISNLDPTPAFPFGHGLSYTTFDHSGLTLSAERVPTDGSLDITVDVRNSGDRAGSEVVQLYLDDVEAQVTRPVRQLAGFARVDLAPGEVVRITFTLHADRTSFTGRTLRRIVEPGTIGVYVGRSVADLPCSSSFELTGPVREVGPDRVLTTPVRTTVLR